One Panicum virgatum strain AP13 chromosome 9K, P.virgatum_v5, whole genome shotgun sequence genomic region harbors:
- the LOC120650372 gene encoding protein ENDOSPERM DEFECTIVE 1-like, translating into MAAASASTAPPPGETPAPASSAPGRPPPDPLPSAERPRPRCRVREVNSRYLSAPLPAQARRLSTSSPHSTSLPSPARGAQQHHRDALAPASASGPFVFGLIDENRPPPTPGSRKLCAAPDLFDAMHRPRPGPDGLNTPARLAASASRATATPSPRILRPSKTSANVAAAALQDRRGCARPSTPARASFSFRGASPKPSHAPAAAIDFCAPAPCPRRAPCSEVGSSLQMTEGSRRPPFCFRALDVALSECKPTLPKPPVKPPQTPAHKVVVKKGAVIGGNKGAGKQEDVHQLRILENSRMQYRFLNARAEAVAMAKNAAAETSLYGLSVRMAGLQESVAQKKAELEFLKMLERVHSVVGAQMPFLEQWSELETEHYSCLGRGTAALHAASSCVLTRGNITINIGGINETLQSATKILEELPPSVEKLSEKFQEVEDIAPSLAEVVGSEQMLLEECANLLHQALNMQVMEDSLRVQLLHLRSQDKEKT; encoded by the exons atggccgccgcctcggcctccaccgcgccgccgccgggtgaGACGCCTGCCCCGGCCTCGTCCGcccccggccggccgcctcCGGACCCGCTCCCGTCCGCGGAGCGCCCCCGCCCGCGCTGCCGCGTCCGCGAGGTGAACTCGCGCTACCTCTCCGCGCCGCTCCCCGCCCAGGCCCGTCGCCTCTCCACCTCGTCGCCCCACTCCACGTCCTTGCCGTCTCCCGCACGCGGCGCGCAGCAGCACCACCGCGACGCACTcgcccccgcctccgcctccggcccCTTCGTCTTCGGCCTCATCGACGAGAACcgcccgccgcccacgccgggcTCGCGCAAGCTCTGCGCGGCCCCGGACCTGTTCGACGCAATGCACCGCCCGCGCCCGGGCCCGGATGGCCTGAACACGCCCGCTCGTCTCGCCGCTAGTGCCTCCCGCGCCACCGCCACTCCCAGCCCGAGGATCCTCCGCCCGTCCAAAACCTCTGCTaacgtggccgcggcggcgctccaggACCGCAGGGGCTGCGCGCGGCCGTCGACGCCAGCGCGCGCCAGCTTCAGCTTCCGCGGCGCCTCGCCTAAGCCCTCgcacgcaccggcggcggccatcgACTTCTGCGCACCAGCGCCctgccctcgccgcgccccgtgCTCTGAGGTTGGGTCATCACTGCAAATGACAGAAGGGTCCCGGCGGCCACCATTCTGCTTCCGCGCACTCGACGTGGCGCTGTCAGAATGCAAACCAACACTTCCAAAACCTCCGGTGAAGCCGCCGCAGACACCTGCACACAAGGTAGTGGTCAAGAAGGGCGCAGTGATCGGAGGCAACAAGGGTGCGGGGAAGCAGGAGGATGTGCACCAGCTGCGGATTCTGGAAAATAGCCGCATGCAGTACAGGTTCTTGAATGCCCGAGCGGAGGCGGTGGCGATGGCCAAGAATGCAGCAGCTGAG ACATCACTCTATGGGCTCTCGGTGAGGATGGCTGGTCTGCAGGAATCTGTTGCACAAAAGAAGGCAGAATTGGAGTTTCTCAAGATGTTGGAGAGGGTGCATTCTGTTGTTGGTGCTCAG ATGCCTTTCTTGGAACAATGGAGTGAACTTGAGACAGAACATTATAGTTGCCTCGGAAGAGGAACAGCAGCCCTCCATGCTGCTTCATCATGTGTTCTGACCAGAGGGAACATTACG ATCAATATTGGAGGCATCAATGAAACTCTTCAATCTGCAACGAAAATTCTGGAAGAACTGCCTCCTTCTGTTGAAAAACTATCTGAAAAG TTTCAAGAAGTTGAGGATATCGCCCCCAGCCTTGCAGAAGTGGTGGGAAGCGAACAAATGTTGCTTGAAGAGTGTGCCAACCTCTTACATCAAGCGCTCAATATGCAG GTGATGGAAGACAGCCTGAGGGTACAACTCTTGCACCTGAGAAGTCAAGACAAAGAAAAAACATGA
- the LOC120647753 gene encoding uncharacterized protein LOC120647753 — protein MAAAGTEQQQGFVVGGGFVHVADVYSVAPEKLAERYAPALGAGGICWYFVCPARCRYRAAKAGALGEGCWTTSEPGGAAWPVRGPDGRRVGQSRALSYGACRTAAPRAAVTRHGWCMVELALDDDQDGGGGGGGGGDFVLCKMFRSPRNEASSSSAAVPALVSSCKRKAAGDSHPEAPPCVRQQLMQAGLFDINS, from the exons ATGGCGGCCGCCGGGACCGAGCAGCAGCAGGGcttcgtcgtcggcggcggcttcgtCCACGTTGCCGACGTCTACTCCGTCGCGCCCGAGAAGCTCGCCGAGCGGTACGCGCCCGCGCTGGGCGCTGGCGGGATCTGCTGGTACTTCGTCTGCCCCGCGCGCTGCCGCTACCGGGCAGCCAAGGCCGGCGCGCTAGGCGAGGGGTGCTGGACGACCTCGgagcccggcggcgcggcctggccCGTCAGGGGGCCGGACGGCCGCCGCGTTGGGCAGTCGCGCGCGCTGTCCTACGGGGCCtgcaggacggcggcgccgcgggccgCGGTCACCAGGCACGGCTGGTGCATGGTGGAGCTCGCGCTCGACGACGAccaagacggcggcggcggcgggggcggagggggAGATTTCGTCCTGTGCAAGATGTTCAGATCGCCTCGCAAcgaggcgtcgtcgtcgtccgcggcCGTGCCGGCTCTCGTGTCCAGCTGCAAGAGGAAGGCGGCTGGCGACAGCCACCCGGAGGCTCCACCCTGCGTGCGCCAGCAACTCATGCAGGCAGgg CTGTTCGACATTAACAGCTAG
- the LOC120650373 gene encoding zinc finger protein 1-like, with product MAAAVGAARDAPATPWTLPEEGAVSGSAREGSADGWARRKRSRSRRRLRRAAPTEEEHLAVCLLMLARGQRDARAPPAAQQQEHRCSVCGKAFPSHQALGGHKSSHRARPPPPPAAPTPAAEEEPAAAPAPPAAAVPSASPAASSSTSGAAAGSISGGSGRVHECSVCRKTFPTGQALGGHKRCHYEGAGGGATTTNVPSTSAGLMSCRGFDLNVPALPDIITAGDRCMPAAEEEDEVLSPLAFKKQRLMILA from the coding sequence atggcggcggcggtgggggcggctcgcGACGCGCCGGCGACGCCGTGGACGCTGCCGGAGGAGGGCGCGGTCTCGGGCTCGGCGCGGGAGGGGTCCGCCGACGGGTGGGCTAGGAGGAAGCGCTCGAGGTCGAGGCGCCGCCTACGCCGCGCGGCGCCCACCGAGGAGGAGCACCTCGCGGTCTGCCTCCTCATGCTGGCGCGCGGCCAGCGCgacgcccgcgcgccgccggcggcgcagcagcaggagcacagGTGCTCCGTCTGCGGCAAGGCGTTCCCGTCCCACCAGGCCCTCGGCGGCCACAAGTCGAGCCACcgcgccaggccgccgccgccgccggcagccccaACCCCGGCCGCCGAGGAGGAGCCGGCCGCGGCCCCGGCCCCACCAGCCGCAGCGGTGCCCTCGGCCTCGCCCGCCGCGTCCTCGTCCacgtccggcgccgccgctggcagcatcagcggcggcagcggcagggtGCACGAGTGCTCCGTGTGCAGGAAGACGTTCCCGACGGGGCAGGCGCTGGGCGGCCACAAGCGCTGCCACtacgagggcgccggcggcggcgccaccaccaccaacgTCCCATCCACCAGCGCAGGATTGATGAGCTGCCGCGGGTTCGACCTCAACGTACCGGCCCTGCCGGACATCATCACCGCCGGCGATCGGTGCATGCCGGCGGCCGAGGAAGAGGATGAGGTGCTCAGCCCCTTGGCCTTCAAGAAGCAGAGGCTAATGATCCTCGCATAG